In Paenibacillus sp. J23TS9, a single genomic region encodes these proteins:
- a CDS encoding SpoIID/LytB domain-containing protein: MGNVTVPRVVAWCGKGLLAALLVAGSFQLPGKAAALPVDHIRVGMFMDLGSTYKSTTAAVTLSSGQAWTVGFNTPAGHSNLITLGSGEQARFSVDGFRIKVLETADLSTVTEAYKKLAATADKPLIFAATSSGGQVYQLYTGYYASEQTAASALARAAKTASAYLNGQTPAVKGPKHLSAGTYATEAQAASAVSTIKAAGFDAMVALEQTSDGGSRYAAWVGEAGNDNELEALRSSVSAKLPQLTLSNVDSNLPAFIIRQDVSLGQAVNHYQLSGNDAKGWIENGGSEIKVAERSGRSYRGAMEISSLNGQLALVNDLPFEQYLYSVVGGEVPSSWPADALKAQAVAARSYAEFQAGQSSRFKIADVVDTTLSQAYNGISSESASVIQAVDATQGEVILKDGKVVEAVFSSNAGGVSADPSEVWNSGGDAFASVPSEGDEAAVKGQKMWYHVLLSSGASGFIREDNAKETGTLTGGGLAKLTVTAKDTNVRPLPLIQSDASPVAKMNPGDTAIVLEKVQESGTYSWVRGPYSSAELVKSLQGKTSTAAPSSITTLEVTKRGPSGRATEIKANGQILDVKYPDMFRSALNGLPSTLFDIVPTGSYTVLSANGTTSKITGSSSMTVLSASGQSTLQGSGTVVMNGNQSARSIDSGEGFMFVGRGNGHGLGLSQWGAKGMADAGYGYQDILKHYYQNVTITKE, encoded by the coding sequence GTGGGAAATGTAACGGTACCTAGAGTTGTAGCATGGTGTGGTAAAGGGCTGCTGGCTGCTCTGCTAGTGGCTGGAAGCTTCCAGCTGCCCGGCAAGGCTGCTGCCCTTCCGGTCGATCATATACGTGTAGGCATGTTTATGGATTTAGGCAGCACTTATAAATCAACGACGGCGGCAGTAACTCTCTCTTCCGGGCAAGCCTGGACGGTAGGCTTTAACACGCCGGCCGGGCATTCAAACCTGATTACGCTTGGGTCAGGTGAACAGGCCCGATTCAGTGTAGACGGATTCAGAATCAAGGTGCTCGAAACAGCAGATCTGTCCACGGTCACAGAAGCCTATAAAAAACTGGCAGCCACGGCGGACAAGCCTTTAATATTTGCGGCCACGTCGAGTGGGGGCCAAGTATACCAGTTGTATACGGGGTATTATGCCAGTGAACAGACAGCAGCATCGGCTCTAGCCCGGGCTGCAAAAACCGCTTCAGCCTATTTGAATGGACAGACACCCGCAGTGAAAGGACCCAAGCATTTATCGGCAGGTACATACGCTACTGAAGCGCAGGCAGCATCTGCTGTAAGTACGATCAAGGCTGCTGGGTTCGATGCCATGGTTGCTCTGGAGCAAACCTCTGACGGAGGCAGCCGTTATGCTGCCTGGGTCGGGGAGGCAGGGAATGATAATGAACTGGAAGCTCTGCGCAGTTCCGTCAGCGCCAAACTCCCGCAGCTGACATTGTCGAATGTGGACTCCAATCTTCCGGCTTTCATCATTCGTCAGGATGTGAGCCTGGGACAGGCTGTGAATCATTATCAGCTAAGCGGCAATGATGCCAAGGGCTGGATTGAAAACGGCGGTTCGGAAATTAAGGTGGCCGAAAGATCAGGCCGTTCCTATCGGGGCGCGATGGAAATAAGCTCCCTTAACGGCCAGCTGGCGTTGGTGAATGATCTGCCATTCGAGCAGTATTTATATTCGGTTGTTGGTGGTGAAGTGCCTTCCTCTTGGCCCGCGGACGCTTTGAAGGCCCAGGCCGTAGCGGCACGCAGCTATGCAGAGTTCCAAGCGGGGCAGAGCAGCAGGTTTAAAATTGCCGACGTGGTGGATACAACACTTAGCCAGGCTTATAACGGGATTTCATCCGAATCTGCGAGTGTGATTCAGGCAGTCGATGCAACACAGGGAGAAGTTATTCTTAAAGACGGCAAGGTTGTGGAAGCTGTGTTTTCCTCCAATGCCGGCGGTGTATCCGCTGATCCGTCCGAAGTATGGAACAGCGGTGGAGATGCCTTTGCCAGTGTTCCAAGTGAAGGCGATGAAGCTGCCGTAAAGGGTCAAAAAATGTGGTATCATGTTCTTCTGTCCTCCGGTGCGAGCGGTTTTATCCGTGAAGATAATGCGAAGGAAACCGGAACATTAACCGGCGGTGGGCTGGCGAAACTAACAGTAACGGCGAAGGATACGAATGTCCGACCGCTGCCGCTGATACAGTCAGATGCCAGTCCGGTGGCCAAGATGAATCCCGGAGATACGGCTATTGTACTGGAAAAGGTCCAGGAATCAGGCACTTACTCGTGGGTACGTGGCCCTTATTCATCAGCAGAGCTGGTGAAGAGTCTTCAAGGCAAAACCTCAACGGCGGCTCCTTCCTCGATCACTACCTTGGAAGTGACCAAGAGGGGGCCGTCCGGCCGTGCGACAGAGATTAAGGCTAATGGCCAGATTCTCGATGTGAAATATCCTGATATGTTCCGTTCCGCGTTGAACGGACTTCCAAGCACGTTGTTTGATATTGTACCGACAGGAAGCTATACTGTACTGAGTGCAAATGGCACAACATCCAAAATCACCGGTTCGTCCAGCATGACCGTGCTCTCAGCCTCTGGTCAGAGCACCTTACAGGGAAGTGGAACGGTGGTTATGAACGGAAACCAAAGTGCTCGCAGTATTGATTCTGGCGAAGGCTTTATGTTTGTAGGCAGAGGCAATGGTCACGGACTTGGACTCTCGCAATGGGGAGCCAAAGGAATGGCAGATGCAGGGTATGGTTATCAGGATATTTTGAAACACTATTATCAGAACGTTACTATTACTAAGGAATGA
- a CDS encoding post-transcriptional regulator: MSESEMEATIEALCRSKAEEFRLVGYEYVTSKDVWKCISSKYEKEGIPPLYKLVNDILSLKVLTFMNFMTISAYKGSSFD, encoded by the coding sequence ATGAGCGAAAGCGAGATGGAGGCTACCATTGAGGCTTTATGCCGCAGTAAGGCGGAGGAATTCAGACTCGTAGGATATGAATATGTCACGAGCAAAGATGTTTGGAAATGCATCAGCAGCAAATACGAGAAGGAAGGGATTCCTCCCCTCTACAAGCTGGTAAACGATATTCTCTCTCTAAAGGTGTTGACGTTTATGAATTTCATGACAATATCCGCATATAAGGGTTCCTCTTTCGATTAA
- the yajC gene encoding preprotein translocase subunit YajC: protein MFESFELAAAAGTGGGSSIVSLVLPLVLMFAIFYFLLIRPQQKKQKNRNSMLGGLKKGDKVVTIGGLHGTIMEITDDIVVLRVNDVTKLTFDRGSISHATSSANDGEA, encoded by the coding sequence ATGTTTGAAAGTTTTGAATTGGCAGCAGCTGCAGGTACCGGTGGCGGAAGCAGCATTGTCAGCTTAGTTTTGCCACTCGTGTTGATGTTCGCGATCTTTTATTTCCTGCTTATCCGTCCTCAGCAAAAGAAACAAAAAAATCGTAATTCGATGCTTGGTGGATTGAAAAAGGGAGATAAGGTTGTGACGATTGGTGGGCTCCACGGGACCATCATGGAAATCACGGATGACATTGTGGTACTGCGTGTGAATGATGTAACTAAGCTTACATTTGACCGCGGATCCATTAGTCATGCAACCAGCAGCGCAAATGATGGTGAAGCGTAA
- the tgt gene encoding tRNA guanosine(34) transglycosylase Tgt, whose product MAAAIYYEHIKTCKQSGARLGRVHTPHGIIETPTFMPVGTQATVKTMSPEELKAMNAQIILSNTYHLFLRPGHDIVREAGGLHKFMNWDRPILTDSGGFQVFSLSEMRKITEEGVHFRSHLNGDKLFLSPEVAMEIQNALGSDIMMAFDECPPYPAEYDYVKKSLERTTRWAERCLNSHARPQDQGLFAIVQGGMYEDLRKQSARDLTSMDFPGYAIGGLSVGESKQLMYEVLDYTVPLLPDNKPRYLMGVGSPDALIEGSIRGVDMFDCVLPTRIARNGTTMTSQGRLVVRNAQYARDFGPLDPACDCYTCRNYSRAYLRHLIKADETFGLRLTTYHNLHFLINLMKQVRQSIMEDRLLDFRDEFFEQYGLHNNDKGF is encoded by the coding sequence ATGGCAGCAGCAATTTATTACGAACATATTAAAACCTGCAAACAATCCGGAGCACGACTCGGCCGCGTTCATACCCCCCACGGGATCATTGAAACGCCGACCTTTATGCCGGTAGGTACGCAGGCTACAGTTAAAACGATGAGTCCGGAAGAACTCAAAGCGATGAATGCACAAATCATCCTTAGCAACACTTATCATTTATTCCTTCGTCCGGGCCATGATATTGTCCGGGAGGCGGGCGGACTCCATAAGTTTATGAACTGGGACCGTCCGATCCTGACAGACAGCGGCGGATTTCAAGTGTTCAGCTTGAGCGAGATGCGCAAAATCACCGAAGAGGGCGTGCATTTTCGTTCCCATTTGAATGGTGACAAGCTGTTTCTTTCCCCTGAGGTGGCTATGGAGATTCAGAATGCTTTGGGCTCCGATATTATGATGGCATTTGATGAATGCCCACCATATCCGGCGGAGTATGATTATGTCAAAAAATCGCTGGAACGTACGACTAGATGGGCCGAGCGTTGTCTGAATAGTCATGCCCGTCCTCAAGACCAAGGACTGTTTGCTATCGTTCAAGGCGGCATGTATGAAGATTTGCGCAAACAAAGCGCCCGTGATTTGACTTCCATGGATTTCCCGGGGTATGCTATTGGTGGACTCAGCGTTGGAGAGTCCAAGCAGCTTATGTATGAAGTGCTGGATTATACCGTTCCTCTTCTTCCGGACAACAAGCCGCGTTATTTGATGGGTGTCGGTTCGCCGGACGCTCTGATCGAAGGCTCGATCCGGGGTGTGGACATGTTTGACTGCGTTCTTCCAACACGGATTGCCCGTAACGGAACGACGATGACAAGCCAGGGACGGCTTGTGGTCCGAAACGCTCAATATGCCAGAGACTTTGGCCCCCTTGACCCCGCATGCGATTGTTATACTTGCCGGAATTATTCAAGAGCCTATCTGCGGCATCTGATCAAAGCCGATGAGACTTTTGGCCTGAGGCTGACAACGTACCACAATCTGCATTTCCTCATCAATTTGATGAAGCAAGTGCGGCAAAGCATCATGGAAGACAGGCTGCTTGATTTTCGCGATGAGTTTTTTGAACAATATGGGCTTCATAACAATGATAAAGGTTTTTAA
- a CDS encoding TIGR04086 family membrane protein, whose amino-acid sequence MHMIRRVLSFRIANPILSGLYYSFFWMMLGALLLSLLLWSSGMKEQSLSRYIYLVHAVAAAIGGLVAGKRSGKKGWYHGGLTGVMYGVLIMVIGFLALDTSLRMGDLLLLGTVFASSAIGGMFGVNIRNNL is encoded by the coding sequence ATGCACATGATCCGGCGTGTACTTTCTTTTCGGATCGCAAATCCTATCCTGTCAGGACTGTATTATTCTTTCTTCTGGATGATGCTTGGTGCGCTGCTACTCTCACTTTTGCTGTGGTCCAGCGGAATGAAGGAACAAAGCCTCTCCCGCTATATTTACCTCGTTCATGCTGTTGCAGCAGCTATAGGCGGACTGGTTGCGGGAAAACGTTCAGGGAAAAAGGGGTGGTACCACGGAGGTCTTACAGGGGTTATGTACGGCGTTCTGATCATGGTTATCGGCTTCCTCGCACTCGATACCTCTCTGCGCATGGGGGATTTGCTGCTCCTAGGAACGGTATTCGCATCCTCAGCCATCGGCGGCATGTTCGGAGTGAATATTAGAAATAATTTATAG
- a CDS encoding phosphatase PAP2 family protein — protein sequence MLYQSMQGISIASAITVVLLIWLGTLRNPFTAAYLFIKELLTSRKFLLLFCIMVCILLVNKYELQIENSLNYHKDFTPWVFSLEGHFVKNLQDFFHSSYITPVSVFFYVIVFQSLLIASVGVYVSDQNKVFVLATCFSIIMNYAVAIPFYLFFPVNEVWSYPPSGVSFLMLDVFPNFEREYRPLSGLDNCFPSLHTSISVTMMVLGLRSGNRRFGIMTTISAIVIIFSIFYLGIHWLTDMIAGTILGLLASNFGILFAKMALRGKEGTMLQQRSKIYDSL from the coding sequence TTGCTATACCAATCTATGCAGGGAATATCCATCGCATCAGCAATTACAGTAGTCTTGTTGATTTGGTTGGGTACGCTCCGCAATCCGTTTACAGCAGCTTACCTGTTTATTAAGGAACTGCTGACTTCACGAAAGTTTCTGCTGTTGTTTTGCATTATGGTATGTATTCTCCTAGTTAACAAATATGAACTGCAAATAGAGAATAGCTTGAATTATCATAAAGACTTTACGCCCTGGGTATTTAGCCTGGAGGGACATTTTGTAAAGAATTTACAGGATTTTTTCCACAGCAGCTATATTACACCAGTCTCTGTTTTCTTCTATGTGATCGTGTTTCAGTCATTGCTGATCGCCTCAGTTGGTGTTTATGTTTCCGATCAAAATAAAGTGTTTGTATTAGCAACCTGCTTCTCCATTATTATGAACTATGCGGTTGCCATACCTTTCTATCTTTTCTTTCCTGTCAACGAGGTTTGGTCATATCCACCGTCTGGAGTCTCGTTCCTGATGCTGGATGTCTTTCCGAACTTTGAGCGGGAGTACAGGCCTTTATCCGGTTTGGATAACTGTTTTCCAAGTCTGCACACCTCTATTTCGGTCACCATGATGGTTTTGGGTCTGCGGTCGGGAAACCGCCGTTTCGGTATCATGACAACCATTAGTGCAATTGTTATTATTTTCAGTATTTTCTATCTCGGTATTCACTGGCTAACGGATATGATTGCAGGTACCATCCTGGGCCTTCTTGCTTCGAATTTCGGCATCTTATTTGCCAAGATGGCCCTGAGAGGCAAGGAAGGTACTATGCTTCAGCAGCGCAGTAAAATCTATGACAGCCTGTAA
- the secD gene encoding protein translocase subunit SecD, whose amino-acid sequence MKRIATFIIVVLVAVGIMAWSSPALLDSVRLGLDLKGGFEILYEATPLEQGQKVTKQSLTRTAESLEKRANLLGTSEPEVTTEGTNRIRLKIAGVTNEAEVRKKMKEPAALTFRSADGCKAPAADAANVADKDKYCKVELVGSDFVENGASVGYSSLNEPLIDIKVKDKKKFADVTKRLLGKQLAIFLDETMLSDPTVRAELTDGKAQISGNYTLDEAKKISDTINLGALPLKLTEKYSQSVGATLGKQSLDKTIQAGIIGSIVILIFMIAMYRLPGVIASFGLIVHTWLLILVFVWADFTLTLPGIAAFILGIGMAVDANIITNERIREEIRNGRSVMSSVKAGNKSSLRTILDSNITTIIVGAVMFAFGTGAVKGFALVLIVEIVLSILTNVYFTHYLLSLLVKAGLLKKPKQFGVKESEINAL is encoded by the coding sequence ATGAAAAGAATTGCTACTTTCATTATCGTCGTGCTCGTTGCAGTGGGTATTATGGCCTGGTCAAGCCCGGCATTGCTCGACAGTGTCCGGTTAGGCCTTGATCTTAAAGGGGGCTTCGAGATTTTATATGAAGCTACACCACTGGAACAGGGACAAAAGGTTACGAAGCAGTCCCTCACGCGTACGGCAGAAAGCCTGGAAAAACGGGCGAATTTGCTGGGTACCAGCGAACCTGAGGTGACGACTGAAGGCACAAACCGGATCCGACTTAAAATCGCGGGTGTGACCAACGAAGCCGAAGTCAGAAAGAAAATGAAGGAACCTGCGGCGCTCACTTTCCGAAGTGCGGATGGCTGTAAGGCACCTGCGGCTGATGCGGCTAATGTCGCTGATAAAGATAAATATTGTAAGGTGGAGCTCGTCGGCAGCGATTTTGTCGAGAACGGAGCTTCTGTAGGCTATAGCAGCCTGAATGAGCCTCTAATCGATATTAAGGTTAAAGATAAAAAGAAATTTGCAGATGTAACGAAGCGTTTGCTTGGCAAACAGCTCGCTATCTTCCTGGATGAAACGATGCTTTCCGATCCAACCGTTCGAGCGGAGCTGACGGATGGTAAAGCGCAGATTTCAGGTAACTATACCTTGGATGAAGCAAAAAAAATCAGTGATACGATCAATCTAGGCGCCTTGCCACTGAAATTGACAGAGAAATACTCTCAAAGCGTAGGCGCAACACTGGGTAAACAATCGCTGGACAAGACCATTCAAGCCGGTATTATTGGATCCATTGTTATTTTGATCTTTATGATCGCGATGTACCGTTTACCTGGCGTGATTGCAAGCTTTGGTCTGATTGTGCATACCTGGCTGCTCATTCTGGTATTCGTGTGGGCGGACTTTACACTCACGCTTCCGGGTATAGCTGCGTTTATTCTCGGTATCGGTATGGCTGTCGATGCGAACATTATTACCAATGAACGGATTCGTGAAGAGATTCGTAACGGCAGAAGCGTAATGTCTTCCGTTAAAGCGGGTAACAAATCTTCCTTGCGTACGATTCTGGATTCGAATATCACAACGATTATCGTCGGTGCGGTTATGTTCGCTTTTGGTACAGGCGCTGTCAAAGGCTTCGCGCTCGTGCTGATTGTCGAAATCGTGCTGAGTATCCTGACCAACGTGTATTTCACCCACTACCTGCTTAGCCTGCTGGTCAAGGCTGGGCTGCTTAAAAAACCGAAGCAGTTCGGGGTAAAGGAGAGTGAAATCAATGCACTTTAA
- the queA gene encoding tRNA preQ1(34) S-adenosylmethionine ribosyltransferase-isomerase QueA: MNVDLYDFDLPEELIAQTPLLERTASRLLTLDKRDGKIAHHTFKDIVEQLQSGDTLVLNDTRVIPARLFGTKEDTGAKAEVLLLKNLGEDRWEALVKPGKKLKSGSVIVFGDELKAVIEEEGDMGERVLRFSYNGIFQEILDRLGQMPLPPYIKEKLNDKERYQTVYSRHEGSAAAPTAGLHFTKELLEEIRNKGVTIAYLTLHVGLGTFRPMSVERVEDHVMHAEYYSVSQETADILNKARDRGGRIIAVGTTSCRTLETVGNRFKGGSLEPCNGWTDIFMYPGYEFTVVDALITNFHLPKSTLVMLVSALAGREHILHAYEEAIKEKYRFFSFGDAMFIY; the protein is encoded by the coding sequence ATGAATGTAGATTTGTATGATTTTGATTTACCCGAAGAATTGATTGCCCAGACTCCATTGCTGGAGCGTACCGCCTCACGATTACTGACATTGGATAAGAGGGACGGAAAGATCGCCCATCACACCTTCAAGGATATCGTCGAACAACTGCAATCCGGTGATACGCTTGTTCTCAATGATACGCGTGTGATTCCTGCAAGATTGTTTGGAACAAAAGAGGATACAGGTGCCAAGGCAGAAGTGCTGCTCCTGAAAAACCTCGGTGAGGACCGCTGGGAGGCGCTTGTTAAGCCGGGCAAAAAGCTTAAATCGGGCAGCGTAATTGTATTCGGTGATGAATTAAAGGCAGTTATTGAAGAAGAAGGCGACATGGGGGAGCGGGTGCTTAGATTCTCCTATAACGGAATTTTTCAAGAGATTTTGGACCGGTTGGGGCAGATGCCTCTTCCTCCTTATATAAAAGAGAAGCTGAATGACAAGGAACGTTATCAAACCGTTTATTCACGCCATGAAGGGTCTGCGGCGGCACCGACAGCGGGTCTGCATTTTACGAAGGAGCTTCTGGAAGAGATCCGGAACAAGGGCGTTACCATAGCCTACCTTACGCTTCATGTCGGACTTGGCACGTTTCGTCCGATGTCTGTCGAACGGGTAGAAGATCATGTCATGCATGCGGAATATTATTCCGTCTCCCAGGAAACGGCGGATATTCTGAACAAGGCACGTGACCGGGGTGGTCGCATTATTGCGGTCGGGACAACTTCATGCCGGACGCTGGAAACGGTGGGTAACCGTTTTAAAGGAGGCTCACTTGAGCCTTGCAACGGGTGGACGGATATTTTCATGTATCCGGGCTATGAATTTACGGTTGTCGATGCTCTGATCACAAACTTTCATTTGCCGAAGTCCACGCTGGTGATGCTGGTTAGCGCACTGGCTGGTCGGGAGCATATCTTGCACGCGTACGAAGAAGCCATCAAGGAAAAGTACCGCTTTTTCAGCTTCGGGGACGCTATGTTTATTTATTAA
- a CDS encoding YetF domain-containing protein has protein sequence MAAHILIPVFRTVLMYFVIFLTLRIMGKREIGKLSIFDLVISIMIAEIGVFVLEDIKRPIYDGLFPMATLVIIQISIAFISLKSRKARLLFEGKPSILVSGGKLHRSEMKKQRYNLDDLLLQLRGQNIENIADVEFAILENSGQLTVIPKTQSVSERQTSPSQQESVSRFGLKTKGIIKTSGSQGQGQESSAGSTWSAGTRTKSNKKILVPAGKFSYGVLPVPLIMDGKVQDDNLQRLKKNRFWLKNQIQEQGVKEFKDVFLCSVDHKGKVYVDRK, from the coding sequence ATGGCAGCTCATATCCTGATCCCCGTTTTTCGTACGGTACTCATGTATTTCGTCATCTTTTTAACCTTGAGAATTATGGGAAAGCGTGAAATCGGAAAGTTATCCATCTTTGATCTCGTTATCTCCATTATGATTGCTGAAATTGGTGTTTTTGTGCTGGAAGACATCAAGCGTCCAATCTATGATGGCTTATTTCCCATGGCTACTCTGGTCATCATTCAAATTTCGATTGCGTTTATCAGCTTAAAAAGCAGAAAAGCACGTCTGCTGTTTGAAGGCAAACCAAGCATTTTGGTCTCCGGGGGTAAGCTGCACAGGTCTGAGATGAAAAAGCAGCGTTATAATCTGGATGATCTGCTGCTGCAATTGCGCGGGCAAAATATTGAAAATATTGCGGATGTGGAATTTGCAATCCTGGAGAACTCCGGACAGTTAACGGTTATTCCAAAGACTCAATCCGTATCTGAACGACAAACCTCCCCCTCACAACAAGAGTCTGTAAGCCGGTTCGGACTAAAAACAAAGGGGATTATCAAGACTTCAGGGAGTCAGGGCCAAGGGCAAGAAAGCTCTGCCGGGTCAACCTGGTCAGCAGGAACAAGAACCAAATCCAATAAAAAAATTCTTGTTCCTGCAGGGAAATTCAGCTATGGGGTACTCCCTGTTCCGCTGATTATGGATGGTAAGGTACAGGATGACAATCTGCAAAGGCTGAAAAAAAATCGGTTTTGGTTGAAAAATCAGATTCAGGAGCAGGGAGTTAAGGAATTCAAGGATGTTTTTTTATGCTCTGTAGATCATAAAGGAAAGGTGTATGTAGACCGGAAATAG
- the spoVB gene encoding stage V sporulation protein B — protein sequence MILLAAGVINRILGFIPRIALPRIIGAEGVGIYQLGYPFFIVLVTLITGGIPLAVAKLVSEAETENKPHNSGFVLRVSLMLTVGLGFLLMAVSLWLAPWVTRNILTDSRVYYTFVSMSPMLVIVAVSSVYRGYFQGKQNMIPSASSSIIETLARIVFTLWFSYLLLPKGIAFAAAGAMLGVMVGEFFGLIALLWQFRTDQRRSPVEKPSRHIAASRGLLSRLMGITVPVTAGKLVGSFSYLFESIITAQSLAIAGIVTSVATAQYGALQGMIIPVLLLPGALTSSLAVSLVPSLSEAAARKDRLTIHKRLNQTIRLALVTGAPFSVIMYVLAEPLCQLLYNNTEISGMLRMLAPFALFLYVQAPLQATLQALDRPGRALFNTLIGALIKLFLIWYLSSQPEYGIYGAIIAIIINSIIVTFLHGHSVSRLLAYRFKLLDMLKLGCAMVIMAAVTMYAFRYLPFDHISWVQFFAALLIGVAAFLITVFYSKLVSSRDMKRMPVIGKWFGSAEPKNPAA from the coding sequence ATGATACTGCTGGCAGCCGGAGTGATCAACCGGATATTGGGTTTTATTCCCCGAATAGCCCTGCCGCGGATTATCGGAGCCGAGGGTGTAGGAATTTACCAGTTGGGTTATCCCTTTTTTATTGTGCTGGTTACACTGATTACCGGAGGAATTCCGCTTGCGGTAGCCAAGCTGGTGTCGGAAGCCGAAACCGAGAATAAGCCGCATAATTCAGGATTTGTCCTCCGTGTCAGCCTCATGCTGACGGTCGGTTTGGGATTCCTGCTCATGGCTGTCTCCCTCTGGCTTGCTCCGTGGGTCACCCGTAACATCCTGACAGATTCTAGAGTGTACTATACCTTTGTCAGCATGAGCCCGATGCTTGTCATTGTAGCTGTATCCTCCGTTTACAGAGGCTATTTTCAAGGAAAGCAAAATATGATCCCGTCCGCGTCTTCTTCCATCATTGAGACATTGGCCAGAATCGTATTCACATTATGGTTTTCGTACCTGCTGCTTCCCAAAGGAATCGCTTTCGCTGCGGCGGGTGCCATGCTTGGCGTTATGGTAGGTGAGTTCTTCGGACTGATCGCACTCCTATGGCAGTTCAGAACAGACCAGCGCCGTTCCCCAGTGGAAAAGCCTTCACGACACATCGCTGCAAGCCGGGGATTGCTCTCCAGACTGATGGGTATAACCGTTCCGGTAACAGCGGGCAAGCTCGTGGGATCTTTCTCTTATCTGTTTGAATCCATCATTACCGCTCAAAGCCTTGCAATTGCCGGAATCGTAACTTCCGTAGCTACCGCCCAGTACGGCGCTCTGCAGGGGATGATCATTCCAGTACTGCTCCTCCCAGGTGCGCTTACATCATCGCTTGCCGTATCCCTGGTTCCTTCTTTATCCGAGGCGGCGGCACGCAAAGACCGGCTCACGATTCACAAAAGACTGAATCAAACCATCCGGCTCGCTCTCGTAACAGGTGCCCCTTTCTCCGTAATTATGTATGTCCTTGCCGAGCCGCTGTGCCAGCTGCTGTACAATAATACAGAAATCTCGGGAATGCTGCGCATGCTGGCTCCATTCGCACTCTTTTTATATGTACAGGCTCCGCTCCAGGCAACGCTTCAGGCATTGGACCGTCCCGGAAGAGCCCTGTTTAACACGCTGATTGGTGCCCTTATCAAGCTTTTCCTGATCTGGTATCTGTCCTCGCAGCCGGAATACGGTATATACGGGGCAATCATTGCAATTATCATCAACAGCATCATCGTCACGTTCCTTCACGGGCATAGCGTTAGCCGTCTGCTCGCTTACCGTTTCAAGCTGCTGGATATGCTTAAGCTTGGATGCGCTATGGTAATAATGGCCGCTGTCACAATGTATGCTTTCCGTTATCTTCCTTTTGATCATATAAGCTGGGTGCAGTTTTTTGCTGCTCTACTCATTGGGGTAGCGGCTTTTCTAATTACCGTTTTCTACTCAAAGCTTGTATCGTCACGAGATATGAAGAGAATGCCCGTCATCGGCAAATGGTTTGGTTCAGCCGAACCTAAAAACCCGGCCGCATGA